In Thalassotalea sp. Sam97, a single window of DNA contains:
- a CDS encoding SDR family NAD(P)-dependent oxidoreductase, which translates to MIKPDTQKVALVTGGGSGIGRSISLRLAKAGNLTLVGDLDIESAQETVELIEEAGGQATAYFIDVSNHKTVKEVFDSILLKTNIDILINNAGIAHIGNIEQTGEADMDRLYSVNIKGVYNCISAVIENMKKQKSGIIINMASVASSVGIADRFAYSMSKGAVLTMTYSVAKDYLYDGIRCNCISPGRVHTPFVDNFLEKNYPNNKEQMFEELSKSQPIGRMGTPEEVAALVDYLCSKNAAFITGSNFPVDGGFVTLNN; encoded by the coding sequence ATGATTAAACCAGACACTCAAAAGGTTGCATTAGTGACAGGTGGAGGAAGCGGCATCGGCCGCAGTATTAGCCTAAGACTCGCCAAGGCTGGTAATTTAACGTTAGTTGGCGACTTAGATATTGAATCTGCGCAAGAAACGGTTGAATTAATCGAAGAAGCCGGCGGCCAAGCAACTGCGTATTTTATTGATGTATCTAATCACAAAACTGTTAAAGAGGTGTTCGATAGTATCCTGCTTAAAACTAACATTGATATATTAATTAATAATGCTGGTATTGCTCATATTGGAAACATAGAACAAACCGGCGAAGCAGACATGGACCGCCTCTACAGCGTAAATATCAAAGGAGTCTACAACTGCATTTCAGCTGTTATCGAAAACATGAAAAAACAAAAATCTGGGATAATTATTAATATGGCTTCAGTAGCTTCATCGGTAGGTATTGCCGATAGATTTGCCTATTCAATGTCTAAAGGAGCTGTGTTAACGATGACATATTCTGTTGCCAAAGATTATTTATATGATGGTATTCGCTGCAATTGTATCTCCCCTGGTCGAGTACATACACCTTTTGTAGACAATTTTCTGGAAAAAAACTATCCAAACAACAAAGAACAAATGTTTGAAGAATTATCAAAGAGTCAACCAATAGGCCGAATGGGTACTCCAGAAGAAGTTGCAGCCCTTGTTGATTATTTATGTTCAAAGAACGCAGCTTTCATCACCGGAAGTAATTTCCCGGTTGATGGTGGCTTTGTAACACTTAATAATTAG
- a CDS encoding amidohydrolase: MKINHNMIARVDSHHHFWELSRGDYDWLTPELTNIYRDFLPNDIIDDLRCSDVTQTILVQAAASEDETRYLLRIAETTDFVKGVVGWVNMESNNALKQLEKFSTNPYFKGIRPMLQDIKNVNWILNDQFDSIFKFLGANNLTFDALISEVHLANIDLIAKKHPDIKMVINHCAKPSLSTAPSKFWLDAIRNISSRENVHIKFSGLFTEAPTGKVEPHIIKPFFEHVLECFGAGRIMWGSDWPVIKLNGDYHSWLDTSDYLLQGLPFELQHKVWAQNARQFYNLT; this comes from the coding sequence ATGAAAATAAATCACAATATGATTGCAAGAGTAGACAGTCACCATCATTTTTGGGAGCTATCACGTGGGGATTATGATTGGCTTACGCCTGAGTTAACTAATATCTACAGAGATTTTTTACCCAATGACATTATCGATGACTTGCGCTGTAGTGATGTAACACAAACAATATTAGTACAAGCTGCTGCTTCTGAAGACGAAACTCGCTACCTTCTTCGCATTGCTGAAACTACTGATTTTGTAAAAGGAGTTGTTGGATGGGTAAATATGGAAAGTAACAATGCATTGAAGCAATTAGAAAAGTTTTCCACAAATCCATATTTCAAAGGTATCCGGCCGATGTTGCAAGACATTAAAAACGTAAACTGGATACTTAACGACCAATTCGACTCCATTTTTAAGTTTCTTGGGGCGAACAACTTAACATTTGATGCACTGATAAGTGAAGTGCATTTAGCAAATATAGATCTGATAGCAAAGAAGCACCCTGACATCAAAATGGTTATTAATCATTGTGCTAAGCCAAGCCTATCGACAGCTCCATCTAAATTTTGGCTGGACGCCATTCGAAACATATCAAGCAGAGAAAATGTTCATATCAAGTTTTCGGGCCTATTCACAGAGGCGCCAACAGGCAAGGTTGAACCACATATAATTAAACCTTTTTTTGAGCATGTTTTAGAGTGCTTTGGCGCGGGAAGAATTATGTGGGGTAGTGATTGGCCCGTAATTAAACTCAATGGTGATTATCACTCGTGGTTAGATACTTCCGATTACCTATTACAGGGCCTGCCATTTGAGCTGCAACATAAAGTTTGGGCTCAAAACGCGCGTCAATTTTATAATTTAACTTAA
- a CDS encoding aldo/keto reductase, with protein MNKKLKTRPLAQTKLNVTTLGFGAAALGNLYHEVSDEDARLTLSAAINSGMNLFDTAPRYGAGLSERRIGDALRKIPKDDYIISTKVGRILKPDVNANTNALRHGFLTPMAFEAHYDYSYDGIMRSYEDSLQRLGLAEIDMLLVHDIGRYTHGERSEYYFRQLELGGLKALQELKEGQHIKAIGLGVNEIEICERVMDVGQFDCFLLAGRYSLLEQEPIYNFFPKCEAYGASIILGGPYNSGILATGVSGDTTPYYNYQEAPQHIILKVAEIEKVCRMYDVTLAAAALQFPLGHPIISSVIPGLDNPSRVKESIELFFEYIPDEFWQTLKDKELIDIRAPILDLKRLPK; from the coding sequence ATGAATAAAAAATTAAAAACACGACCTCTCGCGCAGACAAAACTAAATGTAACTACGCTAGGATTTGGAGCTGCAGCGCTAGGAAATCTTTATCATGAGGTATCAGATGAAGATGCTCGACTCACATTATCTGCTGCAATAAATTCTGGGATGAATTTATTTGATACAGCGCCAAGATATGGTGCTGGTCTAAGCGAACGTCGTATTGGAGATGCTTTAAGGAAAATACCGAAAGATGATTACATAATATCAACAAAAGTGGGAAGAATCCTTAAACCCGATGTGAACGCTAATACAAATGCTCTTCGACATGGTTTCTTAACCCCTATGGCTTTTGAAGCTCACTATGATTACAGCTACGATGGAATAATGCGTTCGTATGAAGATAGCTTACAGCGTTTAGGTTTAGCAGAGATTGATATGCTCTTAGTGCATGATATTGGTAGGTATACTCATGGCGAACGAAGTGAATATTATTTTCGTCAACTAGAGCTTGGGGGCTTAAAAGCCTTACAAGAACTTAAAGAAGGACAACACATCAAAGCTATAGGCTTAGGTGTAAATGAAATTGAAATTTGTGAAAGAGTTATGGATGTAGGACAGTTTGACTGCTTTTTATTAGCAGGACGCTACTCATTACTTGAACAGGAGCCTATCTACAACTTCTTTCCAAAATGTGAAGCCTATGGTGCGTCAATTATCCTCGGTGGGCCTTATAACTCTGGTATTTTAGCAACAGGAGTTTCTGGAGATACAACGCCATATTACAACTATCAAGAGGCTCCTCAACATATCATCCTTAAGGTAGCTGAAATTGAAAAAGTATGCCGTATGTATGACGTCACCTTAGCTGCAGCTGCATTACAGTTTCCTTTAGGCCACCCCATCATATCTTCTGTTATTCCTGGTTTAGATAATCCGTCTCGTGTTAAGGAGTCTATAGAATTGTTTTTTGAATACATTCCTGATGAGTTCTGGCAAACATTAAAGGACAAGGAATTAATAGATATAAGAGCCCCTATATTAGATTTAAAAAGGCTGCCGAAATGA
- a CDS encoding UxaA family hydrolase, giving the protein MKMFFIYNQRVVCYEYLIQEGLDLCASKHHYREAKVKNKKFVLLHEADNVLICCQSAMKGDVVKLPTCEFTLQSDIDVGHKIASKNIENSQKIFRYGVPIGSATADIKQGCHVHLHNMKSDYIPSHTRQAVNGDNNGRLFKK; this is encoded by the coding sequence ATGAAAATGTTTTTTATATATAACCAACGTGTTGTGTGTTATGAATATTTAATTCAAGAGGGGTTAGACCTCTGTGCTAGTAAACATCATTACAGAGAGGCTAAAGTGAAAAATAAAAAATTCGTATTACTTCATGAGGCTGATAACGTCCTCATTTGTTGTCAATCGGCTATGAAAGGTGACGTTGTCAAGCTACCTACTTGTGAATTCACTCTTCAAAGTGATATTGATGTAGGCCACAAAATAGCTTCAAAAAACATTGAAAATTCGCAAAAGATATTTAGGTATGGTGTACCTATCGGGTCTGCTACGGCAGATATAAAACAGGGGTGTCATGTTCATTTGCATAATATGAAAAGTGACTACATCCCCAGCCATACAAGGCAAGCAGTTAATGGAGACAATAATGGAAGGCTTTTTAAGAAGTGA
- a CDS encoding UxaA family hydrolase gives MEGFLRSDGRKGIRNKVVVTYLVECAHHVARSMVSEINDDDVQLIGFPGCYPNNYALFMMKKLCTHPNVGGVLIVSLGCEGFNREELYAEVKNSGRPVETLVIQNNGGTKNTIKKGIETTKNILAEISNVEKVSMQIDELVVGTICGGSDGTSGISANPAVGACFDQLIDLNATCIFEETGELVGCEHIMAGRAETEELANELVACVAKAERYYTKMGYGSFAPGNAEGGLTTQEEKSMGAYAKSGSSMINGIIRPGEHPSKKGLFLLDVVPDGDPMFGFPNISDNQEIIEMIASGALMILFTTGRGSVVGSAISPVVKVCANPHTYENLKDDMDINAGQIIVGNKTVKDVGQQIFDCILRIASGGKSKSEEMGHTEFLLTYKAFDKLGPSCYAG, from the coding sequence ATGGAAGGCTTTTTAAGAAGTGATGGTCGTAAAGGGATTCGAAATAAAGTTGTCGTTACCTACTTAGTTGAATGTGCTCATCACGTTGCTAGATCTATGGTTTCTGAAATTAATGATGACGATGTTCAATTAATAGGTTTCCCCGGCTGTTACCCTAACAACTATGCACTCTTTATGATGAAAAAATTATGTACTCATCCTAATGTTGGGGGGGTGTTGATTGTCTCCTTAGGTTGTGAAGGATTTAATAGGGAGGAGCTATATGCAGAGGTAAAGAACAGTGGTCGCCCTGTTGAAACATTAGTTATCCAAAATAATGGAGGTACCAAAAATACAATCAAAAAAGGCATAGAAACTACTAAGAATATCTTGGCCGAGATATCCAATGTTGAAAAAGTAAGTATGCAAATTGATGAATTAGTTGTAGGCACAATTTGTGGTGGCTCTGATGGTACCAGTGGTATTAGCGCAAACCCGGCAGTTGGTGCATGTTTTGATCAGCTAATAGACTTGAATGCGACCTGTATTTTCGAAGAAACCGGTGAACTAGTTGGCTGTGAACATATTATGGCAGGAAGAGCCGAAACGGAAGAGCTAGCAAATGAATTAGTAGCATGTGTAGCCAAAGCAGAACGGTATTATACAAAAATGGGTTATGGTAGCTTTGCTCCTGGAAATGCTGAGGGCGGGCTTACTACTCAAGAAGAAAAGTCGATGGGAGCTTACGCTAAATCAGGATCTTCGATGATTAACGGCATTATCCGTCCGGGTGAACACCCCAGCAAAAAAGGGCTGTTTTTACTAGATGTAGTTCCCGATGGAGATCCAATGTTTGGCTTTCCAAATATATCAGATAATCAGGAAATTATCGAAATGATAGCCTCTGGAGCATTAATGATCTTATTTACAACAGGGAGAGGTTCTGTGGTTGGCTCAGCAATTTCGCCGGTAGTGAAAGTTTGTGCCAACCCTCACACATATGAAAACTTGAAAGATGATATGGACATCAATGCTGGTCAGATTATTGTTGGAAATAAAACTGTTAAAGATGTAGGCCAACAAATTTTCGATTGTATTTTACGAATTGCAAGCGGGGGGAAATCTAAATCAGAAGAAATGGGTCATACCGAATTCCTTTTGACCTATAAAGCATTTGATAAATTAGGGCCATCTTGCTACGCAGGATAA
- a CDS encoding alpha-hydroxy-acid oxidizing protein produces the protein MMLNYFNNKYPDVADLRVQARKRIPKFAFDYLEGGCMEEIGIKRNRDIVESVLLRSELLKPFDGSDLSVDIFGHRYSAPFGIAPVGLQGLMWPRSPEILAKAAAAKNIPYILSTVSSSSLERIAEVSEGNAWFQLYNPTDSSIRSDLLRRLKDAQYPVLVITVDVPTFGFRPRDIRNGLAMPPKLTLANILQMISRPRWLLETALSGKPEMETLKPYMPKNMPIEQLATFMNQTVMGPVDIEGLQTIREKWQGPLVIKGLMNEVDVKAAISLGADGVVISNHGARQLDASESPMEPLQDLAAKYGDKIKIFMDSGLRSGTNIAAALASGASFTFLGRPFVYGVAALADKGGIHTINSLTIQLMQIMNQLGCSKVSDLPKHLVK, from the coding sequence ATGATGCTAAATTACTTTAATAATAAATACCCTGATGTTGCAGATTTAAGAGTCCAGGCTCGCAAACGTATTCCAAAATTCGCTTTTGACTACCTTGAAGGCGGGTGTATGGAAGAAATAGGTATAAAACGAAATCGCGATATTGTTGAATCTGTTTTACTAAGAAGTGAGTTACTCAAACCATTTGACGGCAGTGACTTAAGTGTTGATATCTTTGGGCATCGATACTCTGCTCCCTTTGGTATTGCACCTGTTGGTTTGCAAGGACTAATGTGGCCTAGATCTCCAGAGATATTAGCTAAAGCTGCTGCAGCGAAAAACATACCATACATATTGAGTACTGTATCGTCTAGTAGCTTAGAGAGAATTGCAGAGGTATCCGAAGGCAATGCTTGGTTTCAGTTATATAATCCAACTGATAGTAGTATTCGAAGTGACTTATTGAGACGCTTGAAAGATGCTCAATACCCAGTGTTAGTTATAACAGTTGATGTTCCAACTTTTGGCTTTCGACCTAGAGATATTCGTAATGGCTTAGCTATGCCCCCAAAATTAACTTTAGCCAATATATTACAAATGATATCTCGTCCTAGATGGCTGTTAGAAACCGCTTTATCGGGCAAGCCTGAAATGGAAACATTAAAGCCATATATGCCTAAGAATATGCCCATAGAGCAACTAGCAACTTTCATGAACCAAACAGTAATGGGACCTGTTGATATTGAAGGCCTCCAAACAATAAGGGAAAAGTGGCAAGGCCCATTAGTTATAAAGGGGTTGATGAATGAAGTCGATGTGAAAGCTGCAATCTCATTGGGGGCTGATGGGGTCGTTATTTCGAACCATGGTGCAAGACAACTGGATGCATCAGAATCCCCCATGGAGCCTCTACAGGATCTGGCAGCCAAATATGGCGATAAGATAAAGATATTTATGGATAGTGGATTACGCAGTGGCACAAATATAGCGGCAGCCTTAGCATCTGGAGCGAGTTTTACATTTTTGGGCAGGCCTTTTGTGTATGGTGTGGCAGCATTAGCGGATAAAGGAGGAATTCATACTATTAACTCCTTAACTATACAACTGATGCAAATTATGAATCAGCTAGGATGCAGTAAGGTTTCAGATCTTCCTAAGCACCTTGTTAAATAA